Proteins encoded in a region of the Halioglobus maricola genome:
- the rpmE gene encoding 50S ribosomal protein L31 — translation MQAEIHPKYEAVTATCSCGNKIETRSTLCQDLHVDVCSQCHPFFTGKQKIVDSGGRVDRFKKRFGSRSTKKS, via the coding sequence ATGCAAGCTGAAATACATCCCAAGTACGAAGCCGTCACTGCGACATGCAGCTGCGGTAACAAGATCGAAACTCGCTCTACCCTGTGCCAGGACCTGCACGTCGATGTGTGCTCCCAGTGCCACCCTTTCTTCACCGGTAAGCAGAAGATCGTTGATTCCGGCGGCCGTGTAGACCGCTTCAAGAAGCGTTTTGGCAGCCGTAGCACCAAGAAAAGCTAA
- a CDS encoding primosomal protein N' — translation MTVLRLAMPTPLRSLFDYLPPAGIELAQLQPGQRVSATFGHRELCGVLVEVLENAAPSEYEIKAAGAILDTSPLLTPGLQQLCLWAADYYQHPIGEVMTAAFPTRLRKGGQHQSLAIKAWQLTTHGKGLAEGALARSPRQAEAIAALRRDGPTSQGDLAGAGIKRPALKALEDKALVETCELNPVPREGRARPGLTLNQQQSQALSAIAAAGDNFTCHLLEGVTGSGKTEVYLQMIAACLARGKQALVLIPEIGLTPQTVARFEQRFDAELAVLHSGLGEAQRNRAWEAARTGIAHIVIGTRSAIFTPLAQPGLIIVDEEHDGSFKQQDGFRYSARDVAVKRGQLEACPVVLGSATPSLESLHNALQGRYHHHRLTERAGGSKLPKLSILDVRKQPLQAGMSEGLLNAVEDTLSRGEQSLLFLNRRGFAPTLQCHDCGWIADCQHCDARLTMHRRQRRLRCHHCGHNQPIPSACPECRSEQLLTLGVGTEQAEGVLREKFPMTALYRVDSDSMQGRDAMQALVDQVNGGEPCILLGTQMLTKGHHFPTVTLVGVIDMDALLFSGDFRGEERAAQLLTQVAGRAGRADRPGQVIVQTHHPDHPGLQGALTKDFHNQAIEILADRTARSLPPAGNMALLRSDCTDAAQGEQFLRDLRLAAQAHMPTGVTIIGPLPAPMQRRAGRFRAQMLVHGKGRREVQQATRRLISLAQQQKSGRNLNWSVDIDPQDMF, via the coding sequence ATGACTGTCCTGCGCCTGGCCATGCCAACCCCTCTGCGCTCGCTGTTCGATTACCTGCCGCCGGCGGGGATTGAGCTTGCGCAATTGCAGCCAGGGCAGCGCGTCAGCGCCACTTTCGGCCACCGGGAGCTGTGTGGCGTACTGGTTGAAGTACTTGAAAACGCGGCGCCCAGCGAGTACGAAATTAAAGCCGCTGGAGCCATCCTCGATACCAGCCCTCTGTTAACGCCTGGGCTGCAACAGCTGTGCCTGTGGGCCGCAGACTACTATCAGCACCCAATAGGCGAAGTCATGACCGCCGCCTTCCCCACCCGCTTGCGCAAGGGCGGACAGCACCAGAGTCTGGCGATCAAAGCCTGGCAGCTCACGACCCACGGCAAGGGCCTCGCCGAGGGCGCTCTGGCGCGCTCACCGCGGCAAGCTGAGGCCATTGCTGCTCTCAGGCGCGACGGCCCCACCAGCCAGGGAGACCTCGCTGGGGCAGGTATCAAACGCCCGGCCCTCAAAGCCCTTGAAGATAAAGCGCTGGTCGAAACCTGCGAACTAAACCCAGTCCCAAGAGAGGGCCGTGCCCGCCCCGGCCTGACACTCAACCAGCAGCAGTCTCAGGCCCTGAGCGCTATTGCAGCTGCTGGCGACAACTTTACGTGCCACCTCCTGGAAGGTGTCACCGGCTCGGGGAAGACCGAGGTTTATCTGCAAATGATTGCAGCCTGCCTCGCGCGGGGCAAACAGGCCCTGGTCCTCATCCCTGAAATAGGCCTCACCCCGCAAACCGTCGCCCGCTTCGAGCAGCGCTTTGACGCAGAACTGGCCGTGCTGCACTCGGGCCTGGGGGAAGCTCAGCGCAATCGCGCCTGGGAAGCCGCTCGCACCGGTATCGCGCATATTGTGATTGGCACGCGGTCAGCAATTTTTACGCCGCTCGCCCAGCCCGGCCTGATCATTGTCGACGAAGAGCACGATGGATCGTTCAAGCAACAGGACGGCTTCCGCTACTCAGCCAGGGATGTCGCCGTAAAACGGGGGCAGCTGGAGGCCTGTCCGGTCGTTCTCGGAAGCGCCACTCCGTCGCTGGAATCGCTGCATAATGCACTCCAGGGTCGCTATCACCACCACCGCCTTACCGAGCGCGCTGGAGGCAGCAAATTGCCCAAACTGTCGATTCTCGATGTGCGCAAACAACCCTTGCAGGCTGGCATGTCGGAGGGCCTCCTCAATGCGGTCGAAGACACTCTCAGCCGCGGCGAGCAAAGCCTCCTATTTCTCAATCGCCGCGGCTTCGCCCCTACCCTGCAATGCCACGATTGCGGCTGGATTGCAGACTGCCAACACTGCGACGCCAGGCTGACAATGCACCGTCGCCAACGGCGTCTTCGCTGCCACCACTGCGGGCATAACCAGCCGATACCCTCCGCGTGCCCCGAGTGCAGAAGTGAGCAATTACTTACTCTCGGAGTAGGAACAGAGCAGGCTGAGGGCGTTCTAAGGGAGAAATTTCCAATGACAGCGCTGTACCGCGTAGACAGTGATTCCATGCAGGGCCGAGACGCCATGCAGGCTCTGGTCGACCAGGTCAATGGCGGCGAGCCCTGCATCCTGCTTGGCACCCAGATGCTGACCAAGGGGCACCATTTTCCGACGGTCACCCTGGTCGGTGTTATCGACATGGACGCGCTACTCTTCAGCGGGGACTTTCGCGGCGAGGAGCGCGCAGCACAACTACTGACACAGGTAGCGGGCCGCGCGGGGCGCGCAGACCGGCCCGGCCAGGTGATTGTACAAACCCACCACCCGGACCACCCCGGTCTGCAGGGTGCGCTGACCAAAGACTTTCACAATCAGGCTATCGAAATCCTCGCTGACCGAACCGCCAGATCACTGCCGCCCGCCGGCAATATGGCCCTGTTGCGCAGCGACTGCACCGACGCCGCCCAGGGTGAACAATTCCTGCGCGACCTGCGTCTTGCGGCGCAAGCACATATGCCCACCGGGGTCACAATCATTGGCCCTCTACCCGCACCCATGCAACGTCGCGCGGGCCGCTTCCGCGCCCAGATGCTGGTCCACGGAAAAGGTCGACGCGAGGTCCAGCAGGCTACACGACGGCTAATCTCACTGGCCCAGCAACAAAAATCGGGCCGCAATCTGAACTGGTCTGTCGATATCGATCCACAGGATATGTTCTGA
- a CDS encoding SPOR domain-containing protein, with translation MAQDFAKKKSAPRKKAPARKKQPAKKTGGGFASGIKWYGAGTFTGIFLSFLFYLGTLPPSSGPQTTGAESSAATEEQGPPKPRFDFYTMLPEQNIEEDMPAPPPTDTLAEANKPSEYYLLQAGSFRQQEDADRRRAQLLLLGLEPSIRESDGDNGRWFRVYLGPFETRSKMSKARGLTAAQNIDTLVLKRSG, from the coding sequence ATGGCCCAGGATTTTGCTAAAAAGAAGAGCGCTCCGCGCAAGAAGGCACCAGCCCGCAAAAAGCAACCCGCCAAGAAAACCGGCGGCGGTTTCGCGAGTGGCATCAAATGGTATGGCGCAGGCACGTTTACCGGGATTTTCCTGAGCTTTTTGTTCTATCTGGGTACCCTCCCGCCATCGAGCGGCCCGCAAACAACAGGGGCGGAGTCGTCCGCTGCAACCGAAGAACAAGGCCCACCCAAGCCACGTTTCGACTTCTACACCATGTTGCCCGAGCAAAACATTGAAGAAGATATGCCAGCGCCCCCGCCCACAGACACGCTGGCGGAAGCCAACAAGCCGTCGGAGTACTACCTCCTACAGGCGGGCTCCTTCCGCCAGCAGGAAGACGCCGACCGACGCAGAGCCCAGCTACTGCTGTTAGGCCTGGAGCCCAGCATCCGCGAGAGTGACGGCGACAATGGCCGCTGGTTCCGGGTTTACCTCGGCCCCTTCGAAACACGCTCAAAGATGTCCAAGGCCCGCGGTCTGACCGCGGCACAGAATATCGATACGCTGGTCCTGAAACGCAGCGGCTAA
- the hslV gene encoding ATP-dependent protease subunit HslV: MKQFDGTTILSVRRGNTVVIGGDGQVTMGNTVMKGNARKVRRLYKGQVIAGFAGGTADAFTLFELFEAQLEKHQGHLVRAAVELAKAWRTERSLRQLEALLAVADRETSLIITGNGDVIEPEDNLIAIGSGGPFAQSAARALLDNTDLDARDIVEKGLEIAGDICIYTNHNRTIEELDCGDTD; encoded by the coding sequence GTGAAACAATTCGACGGCACAACTATTCTGTCCGTGCGTCGCGGCAACACCGTCGTGATCGGCGGCGATGGCCAGGTGACCATGGGCAACACGGTGATGAAGGGCAATGCCCGCAAGGTGCGCCGACTGTACAAGGGCCAGGTGATCGCCGGATTCGCCGGTGGCACCGCCGACGCCTTCACCCTGTTCGAACTGTTTGAGGCCCAACTGGAAAAGCACCAGGGACACCTGGTACGCGCCGCGGTGGAGCTGGCGAAAGCCTGGCGAACTGAACGCTCCCTGCGTCAGCTTGAGGCTCTGCTCGCGGTAGCCGATCGAGAAACGTCACTGATCATCACCGGCAATGGCGATGTCATTGAACCTGAAGACAACCTCATTGCCATTGGCTCCGGCGGTCCTTTTGCCCAATCGGCGGCTCGCGCCCTGCTGGACAACACCGACCTGGACGCGCGCGATATTGTCGAAAAAGGCCTCGAAATCGCCGGCGATATCTGTATATACACCAATCACAACCGCACCATCGAAGAACTCGATTGCGGTGACACCGACTAG
- a CDS encoding thermonuclease family protein, with protein sequence MLHPVASQAADQEKRRFHASLALFLCLSLSGCDLSGYAAAPAPAPASSSAACSARDSASLRKVAVEHVHDGDTLRLRGGDRLRLVGVNTPELGRQGRADEPLAEDARRALQALTSSGHVWLEQGAEPRDRHGRLLAYAFNADGESLSAELLRRGMGFHVAISPNTDYAECLAAAESLARSASAGVWAESQFDSRPVRDLRSGQGGFALIRDEVTRVSFKDNGWWVQLGGKLGVKIRSRDQASFSRHELMALEGREVEVRGWIIPMDGDWWMLNLGHSTMLDPGQY encoded by the coding sequence GTGCTGCACCCTGTCGCAAGTCAGGCCGCAGACCAAGAAAAGCGCCGGTTCCATGCGAGCCTGGCGCTTTTTTTATGCCTGTCTCTCAGTGGTTGCGATCTATCAGGATACGCCGCGGCCCCGGCACCGGCACCGGCATCGAGTTCGGCGGCCTGCAGTGCGCGTGACAGCGCTTCCCTGCGCAAGGTGGCGGTAGAGCATGTCCACGATGGCGACACCCTGCGCCTGCGAGGCGGTGACAGGCTCAGGCTGGTGGGCGTCAATACGCCTGAGCTCGGCCGGCAAGGCCGCGCGGACGAGCCGTTGGCGGAGGACGCTCGTCGCGCACTGCAAGCGCTGACCAGCAGTGGTCACGTCTGGTTGGAGCAGGGCGCGGAACCCCGGGATCGGCATGGGCGTTTACTGGCCTACGCATTTAACGCTGACGGGGAAAGCCTGTCAGCCGAACTGCTGCGTCGCGGTATGGGTTTCCATGTCGCGATCTCGCCCAATACTGACTACGCCGAGTGTCTGGCGGCGGCAGAGTCCCTGGCTCGTTCGGCGTCTGCGGGTGTGTGGGCAGAGTCGCAATTTGATTCCAGGCCGGTGCGGGATTTGCGCTCAGGACAGGGCGGTTTTGCCCTGATACGTGATGAGGTCACGCGAGTGTCCTTCAAGGACAATGGCTGGTGGGTGCAGCTCGGGGGCAAGCTGGGGGTGAAAATCCGGTCGCGTGACCAGGCCTCCTTCTCGCGTCATGAGCTAATGGCCCTGGAGGGTCGTGAGGTAGAAGTGCGTGGATGGATCATACCCATGGACGGCGATTGGTGGATGCTAAACCTGGGGCATTCCACCATGCTTGATCCAGGCCAGTACTAG
- the argS gene encoding arginine--tRNA ligase: protein MKEQLSQLIEQALAALVEQEQLPADIAPRIQIDRTKDKSHGDLASNIALTLAKSAGMKPRDLAQLICDALPASEIVSRTEIAGPGFINVFLSEDSSQAVIRNILDQGEAFGRSDTGAGRRVQVEFVSANPTGPLHVGHGRGAAVGDSICRLLAATGWDVASEFYYNDAGAQIDNLALSVQARCKGLTPDGPGWPDDGYRGGYILDVANAYLAGETVDATDKHVTGASDPDNLEAIRQFAVAYLRREQDLDLKAFAVNFDLYFLESSLYESGAVEETVARLIEQGHTYEDGGALWLRTTEFGDDKDRVMRKTDGGYTYFLPDVAYHLNKWQRGFERVINEQGADHHSTVTRVRAGLQALDTGIPEGWPDYVLHQMVTVMRDGEEVKISKRAGSYVTLRDLIDEVGRDATRYFLIARGPSSQLTFDIDLALSQSNDNPVYYIQYAHARVCSIMRKLAEEGGKWDREAALDNLDPLHEEMEKALMRRLDRYPEVVSNAARDSEPHAVANYLKDLAGDFHAWYNGHKTLVDDAALRNARLALSQAVRQVLANGLDLLGVSAPESM from the coding sequence ATGAAGGAACAACTCTCCCAGCTGATCGAACAGGCGCTGGCGGCACTGGTCGAGCAGGAACAGCTCCCGGCCGACATCGCCCCGCGTATCCAGATCGATCGCACCAAAGACAAGAGCCACGGCGACCTCGCCAGTAATATCGCCCTCACCCTGGCCAAAAGCGCCGGAATGAAGCCGCGTGATCTGGCGCAATTGATCTGTGACGCCCTGCCGGCTTCAGAGATAGTCTCCAGGACCGAGATCGCAGGCCCAGGCTTTATCAATGTCTTCCTGTCCGAGGACAGCAGCCAGGCAGTCATACGCAATATTCTCGACCAGGGAGAGGCCTTCGGCCGCAGCGACACGGGCGCGGGCCGCCGGGTACAGGTCGAATTCGTGTCCGCCAACCCCACCGGTCCCCTCCACGTGGGTCACGGCCGCGGGGCAGCGGTGGGCGACAGTATCTGTCGACTGCTGGCCGCCACCGGCTGGGATGTTGCCAGCGAGTTTTACTACAACGACGCCGGTGCCCAGATCGACAACCTCGCCCTATCCGTGCAGGCGCGCTGTAAGGGCCTGACACCCGACGGCCCTGGCTGGCCGGACGACGGTTATCGCGGCGGCTATATCCTCGATGTGGCGAATGCCTACCTGGCTGGCGAAACCGTGGATGCGACAGACAAACACGTCACCGGCGCCAGCGACCCTGATAATCTTGAGGCAATCCGCCAGTTTGCCGTGGCATATCTGCGGCGCGAACAGGATCTGGACCTGAAAGCATTTGCGGTCAACTTTGACCTCTACTTTCTCGAGTCGTCTTTGTACGAATCAGGCGCCGTCGAAGAGACCGTGGCCAGATTGATCGAACAAGGCCACACCTACGAAGACGGGGGAGCCCTGTGGCTCCGCACAACCGAATTCGGCGATGACAAAGACCGGGTGATGCGCAAAACCGACGGCGGCTACACCTACTTCCTACCCGATGTGGCCTACCACCTCAATAAATGGCAGCGCGGCTTTGAGCGTGTCATCAATGAACAGGGCGCCGATCATCACAGCACCGTGACCCGTGTACGTGCCGGCCTCCAGGCCCTGGATACGGGTATTCCCGAAGGCTGGCCGGATTATGTACTGCACCAGATGGTCACCGTGATGCGCGATGGTGAAGAGGTGAAAATTTCCAAACGCGCAGGTAGCTATGTGACCCTTCGCGACCTGATTGACGAGGTTGGGCGCGACGCTACGCGGTACTTCCTGATCGCCCGCGGCCCCAGCTCACAGCTGACGTTCGACATTGATCTCGCCCTGTCGCAGAGCAATGACAATCCGGTGTACTACATCCAATACGCCCACGCCCGGGTATGCTCTATCATGCGCAAACTCGCTGAAGAAGGCGGAAAATGGGATCGTGAGGCAGCACTCGATAATCTCGATCCGCTGCATGAAGAGATGGAGAAAGCGCTAATGCGGCGCCTTGATCGCTACCCGGAAGTAGTCAGCAACGCCGCCCGCGACAGCGAGCCACATGCCGTGGCTAACTACCTGAAAGACCTGGCTGGCGATTTCCATGCCTGGTACAACGGCCACAAGACACTGGTAGATGACGCAGCACTGCGCAATGCGCGCCTGGCCCTGAGTCAGGCCGTCCGGCAGGTGCTTGCCAACGGACTGGACCTACTCGGCGTCTCAGCCCCGGAGAGCATGTAA